One Sphingomonas endolithica DNA segment encodes these proteins:
- a CDS encoding glycoside hydrolase family 9 protein: protein MPLARKALFAAVLMASAVPVSAQTALRLDRADYFEAPGVNWLVFSNVNEGLFADAKISGVELIQQGVRTATNGDVRLAATPGQWDPAAAFVSRRVDKAAGVIEAIMKYPDFQYTVRAERRGGTVVLSVILDQPLPAAQVGKAGLNLEFVPSAYFHHSYTVDSKPALFPRYPADAMVLTPERNLASGRSDGPGAEPLPFATGRSLLLSPEDPSRRVGISTREGSLSLFDGRNQAQNGWFVVRQLLPAGRTGRVLEWTLDANSVPGWLRPPVIGHSQIGYTPASAKVATIELDRDDRRTLQPRLLKLDSTGRFAPVGTTPARAWGNYLRYRYVQLDFSKVTTPGTYAIEYGVTRTAPFPIDAGVLQNVWNLTNDVYFPIAMDHVVANEAYRVWHGDPHRDDARQAPLNHEHIDLYRQGPTTDTPFKPGEHIPGLAVGGWLDAGDFDIRTQTQYQVVRQLVDAWETFGIDRDTVSVDWRARQVEMHVPDGTPDILQQIRHGSMQLLAQYEAVGHAIHGIVEPDVGQYTHLGDAASKTDGLVYDSKLKPYERSYDKQGERSGTPDDRWAFTSKASALDYGSAAALAATYRAWKDRDPSFAKHCLELAQSIWTDEHSHAPDLFKHGNTTGGPIEVEEFTAAVELLASTRDQQYADRVQALTPTMLRSFASTATTTAQAIPYMPASYRAALEPAVRAWATKAQAALKENPFGVPITTGGWAGSGAVLNFGLTGYALNRAFPDLVDVAPVMRALDFLHGHHPASDRSFVSGVGAVSKEVAYGSNRADFSFIPGGVVPGVLLLKPDYPENRDDWPFFWGENEYVVPEGAMYIALANAGARLARDLAK, encoded by the coding sequence CAGACGGCGCTGCGTCTCGACCGTGCCGACTATTTCGAAGCACCGGGCGTCAATTGGCTCGTGTTCTCGAACGTCAACGAAGGCCTTTTTGCCGATGCCAAGATCAGCGGCGTCGAGTTGATTCAACAGGGCGTGCGCACGGCCACCAACGGCGATGTCCGCCTGGCCGCCACTCCGGGGCAATGGGATCCCGCGGCCGCCTTCGTCAGCCGCCGCGTGGACAAGGCCGCCGGCGTGATCGAAGCGATCATGAAATATCCCGACTTCCAGTACACCGTACGTGCGGAGCGGCGCGGCGGAACGGTGGTGCTGTCCGTGATTCTGGATCAGCCGCTCCCCGCGGCGCAGGTCGGCAAAGCCGGGCTCAACCTAGAGTTCGTGCCCTCCGCCTATTTCCACCACAGCTACACCGTCGATAGCAAACCTGCCCTTTTTCCGCGCTATCCCGCCGATGCGATGGTGCTTACGCCGGAGCGCAATCTCGCAAGCGGTCGCAGCGACGGCCCCGGCGCCGAGCCGCTTCCCTTCGCCACCGGTCGCAGCCTGTTGCTCTCGCCCGAGGATCCGTCGCGGCGCGTCGGCATCTCGACGCGCGAGGGCAGCCTTTCGCTGTTCGACGGGCGCAATCAGGCGCAAAATGGCTGGTTCGTGGTGCGCCAATTGCTGCCGGCGGGGCGCACCGGCCGTGTGCTCGAATGGACTCTCGACGCGAACAGCGTGCCCGGCTGGCTCAGGCCGCCGGTCATCGGCCACTCTCAGATCGGCTACACGCCCGCCAGCGCGAAAGTCGCCACCATCGAACTGGACCGCGATGATCGCCGCACGCTGCAGCCGCGCCTGCTCAAGCTCGACAGCACGGGCCGGTTCGCACCGGTCGGCACCACTCCGGCACGCGCGTGGGGCAACTACCTACGCTACCGCTACGTGCAGCTGGACTTCAGTAAGGTGACGACCCCCGGCACCTACGCCATCGAATATGGCGTTACGCGCACCGCGCCTTTCCCGATCGACGCCGGCGTTCTGCAGAACGTCTGGAACCTGACCAACGACGTCTATTTCCCAATCGCGATGGACCATGTCGTGGCGAACGAGGCGTACCGCGTGTGGCATGGCGATCCCCATCGCGACGATGCCCGCCAAGCGCCGCTGAACCATGAACATATCGACCTGTACCGTCAGGGCCCGACCACCGACACGCCGTTCAAGCCCGGCGAGCATATTCCCGGGCTGGCGGTCGGCGGTTGGCTCGATGCCGGCGATTTCGATATCCGCACCCAGACCCAATATCAGGTCGTGCGTCAGCTTGTTGACGCATGGGAAACCTTCGGCATCGACCGCGATACTGTGTCGGTCGATTGGCGGGCGCGGCAGGTCGAGATGCATGTACCCGACGGCACGCCCGACATCCTGCAGCAGATCCGCCACGGCAGCATGCAGTTGCTCGCGCAATACGAAGCGGTCGGCCATGCCATCCACGGCATCGTCGAGCCTGATGTCGGCCAGTACACGCACCTCGGCGACGCGGCGAGCAAGACCGACGGGCTGGTCTACGACTCGAAGCTGAAGCCGTATGAGCGCTCCTACGACAAGCAGGGCGAGCGCAGCGGGACGCCCGACGACCGCTGGGCTTTCACCAGCAAGGCCTCTGCGCTCGATTACGGCTCGGCCGCCGCGCTCGCCGCCACCTATCGCGCCTGGAAGGATCGCGATCCCTCCTTCGCCAAGCACTGCCTGGAATTAGCGCAATCGATCTGGACGGACGAGCACAGCCACGCGCCGGATCTGTTCAAGCATGGCAACACGACAGGCGGCCCCATAGAGGTCGAGGAGTTCACGGCCGCGGTGGAGTTGCTCGCCTCCACGCGCGACCAACAATATGCCGACCGGGTTCAGGCCCTCACCCCAACAATGCTGCGTAGCTTCGCCTCCACCGCGACCACGACGGCACAGGCCATCCCGTACATGCCGGCCAGCTACCGCGCCGCACTCGAGCCCGCCGTGCGCGCGTGGGCGACTAAGGCGCAAGCAGCCTTAAAGGAAAACCCCTTCGGGGTGCCGATCACGACCGGCGGCTGGGCAGGCAGCGGCGCGGTGCTGAACTTCGGACTTACCGGGTACGCGCTCAACCGGGCCTTTCCCGACTTGGTCGACGTGGCACCGGTCATGCGGGCGCTCGACTTCCTGCACGGGCACCACCCAGCTTCGGACCGCTCCTTTGTGTCCGGCGTGGGTGCCGTGTCCAAGGAAGTGGCCTATGGCAGCAACCGCGCAGATTTCTCCTTCATCCCCGGCGGAGTCGTGCCGGGCGTCCTGCTCCTCAAGCCCGACTATCCCGAGAACCGCGACGATTGGCCGTTCTTCTGGGGCGAGAACGAATATGTCGTTCCTGAGGGTGCCATGTACATCGCGCTTGCCAACGCCGGAGCACGGCTAGCGCGTGATCTCGCCAAATAG
- a CDS encoding acetate/propionate family kinase — protein MFDRIDAALAGARPVAIGHRIVHGGPELFHPVEIDPAVMAQLERATAFAPLHGPAALSLIRAAQAHYPDVPQVACFDTGFHQRLEEVAAILPIPKEFRADGVRRYGFHGLSCQSIVHQLGQDLPERLIIAHLGSGASVTAVRNGMSADTTMGLTPSGGIVMASRAGDLDPGLLLYLMRERGMDAADIEDMVDRRSGLLGISGVSGDLRKLHAAAATNADAALAIAVFCRSVAKQIAAMMVSLDGAEMIVFTGGIGENDAAVRSRICADLGWAGVPMDHAATGGGVVVRVMESQEGAEIARAVLCLTDSAAGAG, from the coding sequence ATGTTCGACCGGATCGATGCGGCGCTGGCCGGAGCGCGGCCCGTGGCGATCGGACACCGGATCGTGCATGGCGGGCCGGAGCTGTTCCACCCCGTCGAAATCGACCCGGCCGTCATGGCGCAACTGGAGCGAGCGACGGCATTCGCGCCGCTGCACGGCCCGGCCGCGTTGTCGCTGATAAGGGCGGCACAGGCGCACTATCCGGACGTGCCGCAGGTCGCCTGCTTCGACACGGGCTTCCATCAGCGTTTGGAGGAGGTGGCCGCGATACTCCCGATCCCGAAGGAGTTCCGGGCGGATGGCGTGCGGCGTTACGGATTCCATGGCCTGTCCTGCCAATCGATCGTCCACCAGCTAGGTCAGGACTTGCCGGAGCGGCTTATCATCGCCCACCTCGGCAGTGGGGCCAGCGTCACCGCCGTCCGGAACGGCATGTCTGCCGACACGACCATGGGCCTGACGCCCTCGGGCGGCATCGTCATGGCATCGCGCGCAGGGGATCTCGATCCCGGCCTGCTGCTCTATCTCATGCGCGAGCGGGGTATGGATGCGGCCGATATCGAGGATATGGTTGATCGTCGCTCGGGGCTGCTCGGTATCTCCGGGGTGTCGGGCGACCTGCGCAAGCTGCATGCCGCCGCCGCGACGAACGCCGATGCGGCGCTGGCGATCGCGGTTTTTTGTCGGTCGGTTGCAAAGCAGATAGCCGCAATGATGGTCTCGCTCGACGGTGCGGAAATGATCGTCTTCACAGGCGGGATAGGTGAAAACGATGCCGCGGTCCGATCGAGGATTTGCGCGGACCTCGGCTGGGCGGGTGTTCCGATGGATCATGCCGCCACCGGCGGAGGTGTCGTCGTGCGGGTCATGGAGTCTCAGGAGGGCGCCGAGATCGCGCGAGCCGTCCTTTGCCTTACCGATAGCGCTGCCGGTGCTGGCTGA
- a CDS encoding phosphoketolase, producing the protein MTNGALSPADAPAMSGSATAKAGPLSDDMLRRMDGYWRAANYLSVGQIYLRSNPLLEEPLAIEHVKTRLLGHWGTTPGLNMLYVHLNRVIVERELDMIAIIGPGHGGPGLVANTYLEGSYTERYPAIERSRGGMDRLFRQFSWPGGIPSHVAPETPGSIHEGGELGYSLAHAFGAVFDNPDLIAACVIGDGEAETGALATSWHSNKFLNPARDGAVLPILHLNGFKIANPTVLARIGQDELIDLMHGYGYEPHFVAGDDHADVHQLLAATLDTVLDRITAIQSAARTADAGAVRPRWPMIVLKTPKGWTGPKVVDGQPVEGTWRAHQVPIADFKDPEHLRQLEAWMRSYRPEEVFDEAGKFREDYASLAPTGHRRMGSNPHANGGELMKPLSLPDFRAYAIAQSGPGAVKAAATAALGGYLRDVIALNADSANFRLFGPDETASNRLQAVYEVTGKAWMAETDASDTDLSRDGRVMEVLSEHLCQGWLEGYLLTGRHGLFSCYEAFVHIVDSMVNQHAKWLKVTRTIPWRKPIASLNYLLTSHVWRQDHNGLSHQDPGFLDHVASKKADVVRIYLPPDANCLLSVADHCLRSRNYVNVIVAGKQPEANWLSIDDAVRHCTAGAGIWHGPAMKANRTWSWPVQATYRRWRRWRR; encoded by the coding sequence ATGACGAACGGTGCACTAAGCCCGGCCGACGCTCCCGCCATGTCGGGTTCCGCGACGGCAAAGGCAGGCCCGCTGTCCGACGACATGCTCCGTCGAATGGATGGATACTGGCGAGCCGCCAACTACTTGTCGGTCGGACAAATCTATCTGCGGAGCAATCCGCTGCTCGAAGAACCGCTTGCGATCGAGCATGTGAAGACCCGGCTACTCGGGCATTGGGGAACGACACCGGGGCTGAACATGCTCTACGTCCACCTCAATCGGGTCATCGTCGAACGCGAGCTCGACATGATCGCGATTATCGGCCCGGGGCATGGTGGGCCGGGGCTGGTCGCCAACACCTATCTCGAGGGCTCCTACACCGAGCGCTATCCGGCGATCGAGCGGAGCCGCGGCGGGATGGACCGTCTGTTCCGGCAATTCTCCTGGCCCGGCGGCATCCCGAGCCATGTCGCCCCGGAAACGCCCGGGTCGATCCATGAGGGCGGGGAGCTCGGCTATTCGCTTGCTCATGCCTTTGGTGCGGTGTTCGACAATCCCGATCTGATCGCCGCCTGCGTGATCGGCGACGGCGAAGCCGAAACCGGCGCATTGGCGACGAGCTGGCACAGTAACAAATTCCTGAACCCCGCGCGCGACGGCGCGGTGCTGCCGATCCTGCACCTCAACGGCTTCAAGATTGCCAACCCGACCGTATTGGCGCGGATCGGTCAGGACGAGTTGATCGACCTGATGCACGGCTATGGCTATGAGCCGCACTTCGTTGCGGGCGACGATCATGCCGACGTGCATCAGCTGCTGGCGGCCACGCTCGATACCGTGCTCGACCGCATCACCGCGATACAGTCCGCCGCGCGTACGGCTGATGCGGGCGCCGTACGTCCGCGCTGGCCGATGATCGTGCTGAAGACACCCAAGGGCTGGACCGGGCCGAAGGTCGTCGATGGTCAGCCCGTCGAGGGCACGTGGCGTGCGCACCAGGTGCCCATCGCGGACTTCAAGGATCCGGAGCATCTGCGACAGCTCGAGGCGTGGATGCGAAGCTACCGTCCCGAGGAGGTGTTCGACGAAGCGGGCAAGTTCCGCGAAGACTATGCGTCCCTCGCGCCGACGGGGCATCGGCGCATGGGATCGAACCCGCATGCCAATGGCGGGGAATTGATGAAGCCGCTGTCGCTGCCGGATTTCCGGGCATACGCGATCGCCCAGTCGGGGCCGGGCGCGGTGAAGGCAGCGGCGACTGCGGCGTTGGGCGGCTATTTGCGCGATGTCATTGCCCTCAACGCCGATTCCGCGAACTTCCGACTGTTCGGGCCCGACGAGACCGCGTCGAACCGCTTGCAGGCTGTGTACGAAGTGACGGGCAAGGCATGGATGGCCGAGACCGATGCGAGCGACACCGATCTCAGCCGCGATGGGCGCGTGATGGAGGTGCTAAGCGAGCATCTCTGCCAAGGCTGGCTGGAAGGCTATCTGCTCACCGGCCGGCACGGGCTGTTCTCGTGCTACGAAGCGTTCGTGCACATCGTCGATTCGATGGTCAACCAGCATGCCAAATGGCTGAAGGTCACGCGCACCATCCCGTGGCGCAAGCCGATCGCCTCGCTCAATTACCTGCTGACCTCGCATGTCTGGCGGCAGGACCATAATGGCCTGTCGCACCAGGATCCCGGCTTCCTGGACCATGTCGCGAGCAAGAAGGCCGATGTGGTGCGGATCTACCTGCCGCCCGACGCCAACTGCCTGTTGTCGGTGGCGGATCACTGCCTGCGCAGCCGCAATTACGTGAACGTGATCGTTGCCGGCAAGCAGCCCGAGGCGAATTGGCTGAGCATCGATGATGCCGTGCGCCACTGCACCGCCGGCGCCGGGATCTGGCATGGGCCAGCGATGAAGGCGAACCGGACGTGGTCATGGCCTGTGCAGGCGACGTACCGACGCTGGAGACGATGGCGGCGGTGA
- a CDS encoding lactonase family protein: MYALRQRADGDLALGSVYPHAANASFSVYSARHDIHYLVDENAGSVGAYRHRGGRWEMLATIPTQGAAPCHIALNPAETLLAVANYASGSVSLFRLDMHDGLPRERARVHANHGSGPDAQRQDRPHAHWVGFSADGRWLYQADLGTDEILAFAIDGAGDLRAAQRSYQAPPGSGPRHLLLHPHLTGKVYLASELASTLTVLDHADGKFHNPLIMSTLPADWQGDTIVAHVAINQAGTRLYVSNRGHDSIAVFAIGDDAIPTLLQHARAGGAFPRFFLLLEDQALMLVANEKGQTVSTLVIDGDGCLSPTGTELSIPGVCYLLIPASAKGENRD, translated from the coding sequence ATGTACGCGCTGCGTCAGCGCGCTGATGGGGACCTGGCTCTCGGGAGCGTCTATCCTCATGCCGCAAACGCCTCGTTCAGCGTATACTCCGCCCGTCATGACATCCATTATCTCGTCGACGAAAACGCAGGCAGCGTCGGAGCCTATCGCCATCGCGGCGGGCGCTGGGAAATGTTGGCAACGATCCCGACCCAAGGAGCTGCGCCGTGCCATATCGCGCTGAACCCTGCCGAAACCCTTCTGGCCGTCGCCAATTATGCCAGCGGCAGCGTGTCGCTCTTTCGCTTGGATATGCACGATGGATTGCCGCGGGAGCGAGCGCGTGTGCACGCCAATCATGGTTCCGGCCCTGATGCGCAGCGGCAGGACCGGCCCCATGCGCATTGGGTCGGATTTAGCGCCGACGGGCGCTGGCTCTATCAGGCAGATCTTGGAACGGACGAGATCCTCGCTTTCGCCATCGACGGCGCGGGCGACCTTCGCGCAGCACAGCGGTCCTATCAGGCGCCGCCAGGCTCGGGCCCGCGGCATCTGCTGCTCCACCCCCATCTGACCGGCAAAGTCTATCTAGCGAGCGAACTTGCCAGCACGCTCACGGTGCTGGATCATGCTGACGGCAAGTTCCACAATCCGCTGATCATGTCGACGCTGCCGGCCGATTGGCAGGGCGACACGATCGTCGCACACGTAGCGATCAACCAAGCCGGCACCCGCCTTTACGTCTCGAACCGCGGGCACGACAGCATCGCGGTGTTCGCGATCGGCGACGATGCCATCCCAACGCTATTGCAACATGCCCGCGCTGGCGGCGCGTTCCCGCGCTTCTTCCTGCTCCTCGAGGACCAAGCCCTGATGCTCGTGGCGAACGAGAAGGGGCAGACGGTTTCTACGCTGGTGATCGATGGCGACGGTTGCCTTTCGCCAACGGGAACAGAGCTCTCGATCCCCGGCGTTTGCTATCTTCTGATCCCCGCTTCCGCTAAAGGCGAAAACCGCGACTAA
- the asd gene encoding archaetidylserine decarboxylase (Phosphatidylserine decarboxylase is synthesized as a single chain precursor. Generation of the pyruvoyl active site from a Ser is coupled to cleavage of a Gly-Ser bond between the larger (beta) and smaller (alpha chains). It is an integral membrane protein.) — translation MSEAADPDMGSYKSFNDFFTRPLKAGLRPMAAADFVCPVDGAISQFGAIDDHHLLQAKGHRFTTTDLVGGDYALAAQFRHGSFANLYLSPKDYHRLHMPCDGKLTRMIYVPGKLFSVNPVTARGVPNLFARNERVVCVFDTAEHGPFVMVLVGATIVGSMATVWHGVVNAKRTSRTTEWSYAEQDIVLKKGEEMGRFLLGSTIVMLFRQGAIAFNQDWTPERKVRLGELMGNRAV, via the coding sequence ATGAGCGAAGCCGCAGATCCGGACATGGGCAGCTACAAGAGCTTCAACGACTTCTTCACCCGTCCCCTCAAAGCCGGCTTGCGCCCGATGGCAGCCGCCGATTTCGTCTGCCCGGTCGACGGCGCGATCAGCCAGTTCGGCGCGATCGATGACCATCATCTGCTACAAGCAAAGGGGCATCGATTCACCACAACGGATCTGGTCGGCGGCGACTACGCACTGGCCGCCCAGTTTCGCCACGGCAGCTTCGCCAACCTGTATCTGTCCCCCAAGGATTATCACCGACTGCACATGCCCTGCGACGGCAAGCTCACGCGCATGATCTACGTGCCGGGGAAGCTGTTCTCGGTGAACCCGGTCACAGCACGCGGCGTGCCGAACCTCTTTGCCCGCAACGAGCGAGTGGTTTGCGTCTTTGACACAGCGGAACATGGCCCTTTCGTGATGGTGCTGGTCGGCGCGACCATCGTCGGGAGCATGGCGACCGTATGGCACGGTGTGGTCAACGCGAAGCGCACCAGCAGAACGACCGAATGGAGCTATGCCGAACAGGACATCGTGTTGAAGAAAGGCGAAGAGATGGGCCGCTTCCTTCTCGGCTCGACGATCGTGATGTTGTTCAGGCAGGGAGCCATCGCCTTCAACCAAGACTGGACGCCCGAGCGAAAAGTGCGCCTGGGCGAATTGATGGGCAATCGAGCGGTGTGA
- a CDS encoding SDR family oxidoreductase produces the protein MKIVAIGGTGLVGSQVVARLSRAGHEAIAASPANGVNTITGEGLARVLNNAAVVIDVANSPSFEDAAAMEFFETSGSNLLAAEQAAGVRHHIALSVVGTQRLQSSGYFRAKLAQEGLIMRSHIPYTIVRATQFFEFVGGIADFSTRDHVVHLTTAAMQPMASADVAEALADTALDAPLNGITEIAGPECAPLDEFVATWLGHVDDGRKIVVEDDAPYFGMSIDDDSLTPGPGARIMPIRFDQWLATSVARPHTHS, from the coding sequence ATGAAGATCGTAGCCATCGGCGGCACAGGCCTTGTCGGAAGCCAGGTCGTAGCTCGCTTATCGCGCGCAGGACACGAAGCCATCGCCGCATCACCCGCGAACGGGGTGAATACTATAACCGGCGAAGGATTGGCGCGTGTTCTCAACAACGCCGCTGTCGTCATCGATGTCGCTAATTCCCCTTCGTTCGAGGATGCCGCAGCGATGGAGTTCTTCGAGACGTCGGGCAGCAACCTGCTGGCGGCAGAACAGGCTGCTGGCGTGCGTCACCACATCGCCTTGTCGGTGGTCGGCACGCAACGCCTGCAAAGCTCCGGCTATTTCCGCGCCAAACTCGCGCAGGAGGGCCTGATCATGCGATCCCATATTCCCTACACCATCGTGCGCGCGACGCAGTTCTTCGAGTTTGTCGGTGGCATTGCCGACTTCTCGACGCGCGATCACGTGGTCCACCTGACGACTGCGGCTATGCAACCGATGGCCTCAGCGGACGTGGCCGAGGCTCTGGCGGACACCGCGCTGGACGCGCCGCTTAACGGCATCACGGAAATCGCCGGGCCCGAATGTGCGCCGCTCGACGAGTTCGTCGCGACGTGGCTGGGACATGTAGACGACGGTCGAAAGATCGTCGTGGAAGACGACGCACCGTATTTTGGCATGTCGATCGACGACGACTCGCTGACTCCGGGACCTGGAGCGAGGATCATGCCGATCCGCTTCGATCAGTGGTTGGCGACATCGGTCGCGCGGCCGCATACCCATTCCTGA
- a CDS encoding sigma-70 family RNA polymerase sigma factor, whose translation MLGSVSEAEDIVQDAWLRWSQVEGGIDTPAAFLTRVVTRLCLDQMKSARARRETYVGAWIPEPLIGSSDPQEDIADDVTLTLMLALERLSPLERAAFLLHDVFGIALRDIAATLGRDTAAVRQLAVRARRHIQEKQPRFRVDQAEADRIARAFFVASRDGDAVALASMLAEDVTFHADGGGRVTAFPNVIHGMDRVLRLFVGVARKAHLRPTLLRAVTIDGLPGLVSIDRGQLLQTTALEIRDGKISAIYIVRNPDKLRHVASMLEAEELSAHDNH comes from the coding sequence ATGCTCGGCTCGGTGTCGGAGGCGGAGGACATCGTCCAGGATGCCTGGCTACGCTGGTCGCAGGTCGAAGGCGGTATCGATACCCCGGCCGCCTTCCTCACGCGTGTCGTGACCAGGCTGTGCCTCGACCAGATGAAGTCAGCGCGCGCCCGGCGAGAGACCTATGTCGGAGCCTGGATCCCGGAGCCGCTCATCGGTTCGTCCGACCCGCAGGAAGATATTGCCGACGATGTGACACTTACGCTGATGTTGGCACTGGAACGCTTATCCCCGCTGGAACGTGCTGCCTTCCTGCTCCACGACGTGTTCGGTATCGCCCTGAGGGACATCGCGGCGACCCTTGGGCGAGACACGGCCGCCGTCCGCCAATTGGCGGTGCGTGCGCGCCGGCACATTCAGGAGAAGCAACCACGCTTCCGAGTCGACCAAGCCGAGGCGGACAGGATTGCACGCGCGTTTTTCGTCGCTTCGCGTGACGGCGACGCGGTGGCGCTAGCTTCCATGCTGGCGGAAGACGTGACGTTCCATGCCGATGGCGGCGGCAGGGTCACCGCCTTCCCCAACGTCATCCACGGCATGGACCGCGTACTCCGGTTGTTCGTGGGCGTTGCGCGCAAGGCGCATCTCAGACCGACACTGCTGCGAGCGGTCACGATCGACGGCTTGCCGGGGCTTGTCAGCATTGATCGCGGGCAGTTGCTTCAGACGACGGCCTTGGAAATTCGCGATGGGAAGATCTCGGCGATCTACATCGTGCGCAATCCCGACAAGCTGCGACATGTCGCCAGTATGTTGGAAGCTGAGGAATTATCTGCGCACGATAATCACTGA
- a CDS encoding carboxymuconolactone decarboxylase family protein, which translates to MTNQFTLAPAAMKTLFALEATFKDSGLEFELLELVKLRASQINGCAYCLHMHATDARAHGVDEFRIYLLNGWRESSLYSERERAALAWTEALTLVAETGAPDADYALIEQAFSEPERVNLTLTIGAINLWNRLQIGFRAAHPKGASYVAG; encoded by the coding sequence ATGACAAATCAATTCACACTTGCACCGGCTGCCATGAAAACGCTCTTCGCGTTGGAGGCGACGTTCAAGGATAGCGGCCTCGAGTTCGAGCTGCTGGAATTGGTGAAGCTTCGCGCATCACAAATCAACGGCTGCGCCTATTGCCTGCATATGCATGCGACCGATGCCCGCGCGCACGGCGTGGACGAATTCCGAATCTATCTGCTGAACGGCTGGCGTGAATCTTCGCTGTACAGCGAGCGCGAGCGCGCGGCGCTTGCGTGGACCGAGGCGCTCACCCTGGTCGCCGAAACCGGCGCGCCCGATGCCGACTACGCCCTGATCGAGCAAGCGTTCAGCGAGCCGGAGCGTGTCAACCTCACCCTCACCATCGGTGCCATCAACCTGTGGAACCGGCTACAGATCGGCTTCCGCGCCGCTCATCCGAAGGGGGCTTCCTATGTTGCAGGTTGA
- a CDS encoding cupin domain-containing protein, whose amino-acid sequence MLQVDTGGRRSSLWTRLALVAGKVTELQTRPLAGLPGKEGTMILVEYAPGDIDPIHRHDASVFLYVLEGTIIMQVEGGKLVTLHPGQTYFEGRDDVHIVGRNGSRTKTAKFVAVLVKNEGAPIVTPVK is encoded by the coding sequence ATGTTGCAGGTTGACACGGGCGGTCGCCGGTCGTCGCTGTGGACCAGGCTGGCCCTCGTGGCCGGCAAGGTCACCGAACTGCAAACCCGCCCCCTTGCCGGCCTACCCGGCAAGGAGGGGACGATGATCCTCGTCGAATATGCACCCGGCGACATTGACCCGATCCACCGCCACGATGCATCCGTGTTCCTGTACGTGCTCGAAGGCACGATCATCATGCAGGTCGAGGGCGGCAAGCTTGTCACCCTCCATCCGGGCCAGACCTACTTCGAGGGACGCGACGACGTTCATATCGTGGGTCGCAATGGCAGCCGGACCAAGACGGCAAAGTTCGTTGCGGTGCTCGTCAAGAACGAGGGCGCCCCGATCGTGACGCCCGTGAAGTAG